The following are from one region of the Amia ocellicauda isolate fAmiCal2 chromosome 1, fAmiCal2.hap1, whole genome shotgun sequence genome:
- the marcksa gene encoding myristoylated alanine-rich protein kinase C substrate a, producing MGAQFSKTAAKGETAAEKPGEAAAASPSKTNGQENGHVKVNGDASPAAAEACKEEVQANGSAPAEESPKEEIKAETVSAEKESTEGDKENAEAASPAEGEGSTKAEDGATPSTSSETPKKKKKRFSFKKSFKLSGFSFKKNKKETGEGAENEGATAGSTEEAKDDAAVTPAATGTEEDKPAQEEATPAASSTEETKEEVSSSQEAKSEETVPEKPSAEETKATTAPAAEESKPKEEKAAEEKPAEPVAAEAKTTERETPKAEEPAAVTQETSASSSEAPVAEVAESAE from the exons ATGGGAGCGCAATTTTCCAAGACCGCTGCAAAGGGCGAAACCGCCGCTGAAAAACCAGGAGAAGCTGCTGCTGCCTCACCTTCTAAAACAAATGGACAG GAAAATGGTCATGTGAAAGTAAATGGCGATGCCTCTCCAGCTGCTGCAGAAGCTTGTAAGGAAGAGGTTCAGGCCAACGGAAGTGCCCCTGCGGAGGAAAGTCCAAAAGAGGAAATTAAGGCGGAGACCGTGTCTGCCGAGAAAGAGAGCACAGAGGGGGACAAGGAAAATGCTGAGGCAGCTTCCCCTGCTGAGGGGGAGGGCTCCACAAAGGCTGAGGATGGGGCCACACCCTCCACTAGCAGTGAAACccccaaaaagaaaaagaagcgtTTCTCCTTCAAGAAGTCTTTTAAACTTAGTGGCTTCTccttcaagaaaaataaaaaggaaaccgGGGAGGGGGCAGAGAATGAAGGGGCAACGGCAGGGTCCACAGAAGAGGCCAAAGATGATGCAGCTGTAACGCCAGCAGCTACAGGCACAGAGGAGGACAAGCCAGCCCAGGAGGAGGCCACACCTGCTGCCAGCAGCACAGAGGAAAcaaaggaagaggtgagctctTCACAAGAGGCCAAATCTGAGGAGACCGTGCCAGAAAAGCCATCGGCAGAGGAGACAAAAGCCACCACTGCCCCCGCTGCTGAGGAGTCCAAGCCAAAAGAGGAAAAGGCAGCAGAAGAAAAGCCAGCCGAGCCGGTCGCTGCTGAAGCCAAAACCACTGAACGGGAAACTCCAAAAGCAGAAGAACCTGCCGCTGTAACACAAGAAACTTCTGCATCTAGTTCGGAGGCTCCAGTTGCAGAAGTTGCCGAATCCGCAGAGTAA